Genomic segment of Vallitalea longa:
CTGCCCAGACCAGGACTTATTTGAAGGAAAATCTTAGCTCCAAATGAATGACAGTTTTCTGCTATATCTCTCCAAGGTGCAAATGTAGTTCTGGATCTATCAATTCTTGGAAAGTAGGTTAAATCACCTTTCTCTATAATGGAATTGTCGATTCCATAACTTATAGGTATTAGTCCGGTAGTAATTAATCCTACACCACCTTTAGCTCTTTCTGTAAAATAGCTAACCATTTTTTCGTTAGGTCTACCGGTTTCGTCACACATAGAAATATTACCCATTGGTGCCATTATCAACCTATTCTTGATTTTGGTTCTATTTATTGTTATAGGGGAAAAAAGTTTAGTATAGGGGTATAATGAAGAAGTCATTTTTCCGTATTCTAGAAGTGTATTGTCATGAAACCAATTTCCATAACTACTAGTTAAATTCTTAACTCGTTCTTGATAAGATACCATATTTTTCCTCCTTGAGTTAGTGTATACTTACTTATTCGACATTATTACAATCTATCCTTCTATTTGTGAGCTTATGTATATTTATTCTTAGATCCAATTTAATATAGGTCCGAATATTATTAATCCTAGTATGTCTATAGAAAATATAATTCCAACGGTTATTAGTTTGTTTTTTAATTTTTTCATATCATGAACGATATAGCACATTGTTATGAATGGCATATAACCAATAAGTATAATTAACCAAGGACAATAGCCTTGCCACCAGGAGTATTCCCAGGTTAATACGCCTATATGATTCAATATTATTTCTACTATGACAAACAATATGGAATTAAAAACTACTAAAAAATATCTATTAGGAATACCTAATATCTTTATTTTCTTATCTTTTGGTAGCATTTTGGCACATGCTATTCCAGCAACTAGAAACATAAGTGTAATCTCAATATTTAGGCCGATTAGTATCAAATATGCACTTTTGGTTGGTGCTCCCCACACAGGTGCATATCCTGTAAAATGGAATACTAATGAATTCCATATTTCATTAATCCAATCCATTCCCCAGAAAGCCAGTCCAGCTAAAAGAACATTCCAATTTCTTTTTTCAACCTCAACAGCATAGATATAGATAACTAGCAAAAGTATTGGAATGATATACCATTGAAAATTTGAAGAATCTCTCAAGAGTATCAATGATTGTCTTGTGGATTCTGTCATAGTAATACCTCCTTCTTAATAAAAATTTTCATTGGATAGATATTATCTAGTAGGATTTTAGTTAATGTTGTATATTGTGAGTTAGTTGATGATATAAAATAGAAATGTATTTTGGATAAGTATATTATAGCATAAATGGATATATTTGAAAGCTAGTAAAGTTCTATGATCAAGAATTTTTACTAGCTTTAGTAGGAAGGTACAGTGGAAGGTACTGGGTAAAATTTATTCGATGTTATTAATTAGTAAGCATAGATGTAAGTTATTTTTTCATAAATAATTCTGTAAACATGTAGCCGTATTTACTACCTTTTTGAATTCCTATTCCAATATGTGTGAATTCAGGATTAAGAATATTTTTTCTATGCCCAGGAGAATTCATTAATGCTTCATGGGCTTCTTCTACTGATTTATTACCTGCTATATTTTCAGCAGCACTTAGGTACTGTATACCAAAATCTTTCAACATCTTAAATGGATCACCATAAGTAGGTGAGTTATGACTGAAATAATTATTATCTATCATATCTTTTGATTTTATTCTTGCAACTTCTGAAAGCTGATTATCTGCTACGAGAGGTTTCAATCCATTTTGTTGTCTTGATTGATTAATCAATTTAACTAGTTGTTGTTCTTCGTTTGATATATTTTGGTTTGTAGTAGTATTATTATTATCAGTATCTGTTTCTACATTATTGTTTTCTGGCGGTGTAGTTGTGTCTGTTCCAGGTGTTTGTTGTTGAGTAGTTGTATCGTTAGGTGTCTGTTGCATAATGTTTGGATTATCTCTTGTTGGTGGAGTCTTCAATAGATTGTCATAACCATTTTTCTTGGTAGTATTCTGATTGCCTTTTCCACCACTAGGAGTTTGAACATTATTGCCTTGTGAAGCTTGATTACCTTTGTTTAATGCACTATCAGGTAATACTGGTGTACACTGTTTCTGAGGAACGAAACCTATTTGATTGTTGTCTAATTTAACTGCTACCCAATCTTTGTTTATCTCACTTAATACATTAAGTGTAGTGTCTTTATTACAAGTTTGTAATACTGATGAATTAGGATCGCATCCTACTGTTACTTTACAATTATCTGCTGTTATTTTCACAGCTTGCATTTGTCCAGTTTGGTTAACTGATGATTCTATTCCTTTTACAGGTTCTTCATTGGATCTGCATGATGTAAACATGACAGATGCAAATAAAGTGAATATAAGTATAACGCTTATTTTTTTCATCTTTATCCTCCTTATCTTAATAAATTATTGTAATGTTACATATTAATTGCTATAGAATTATTTCTAAAAAAAAATACTTATATCATTATTATTAGAAATGGCTTAATTTTTATTAAAATAAAAACAAGTAAATAAGTATTAATTTACCTAATATACGACTGAATTTACCTAATATGTGGTTGAACTTTAATTAAAGCACATAATTAGAATAAATTTCCAAAAAATTATAATAATAAATATATATCTAAAAATATAAATAACTGATTTGTATTGGCTTTACAGTAAAATAGAAGCTAGAGCTGATAGGATA
This window contains:
- a CDS encoding CAP domain-containing protein produces the protein MKKISVILIFTLFASVMFTSCRSNEEPVKGIESSVNQTGQMQAVKITADNCKVTVGCDPNSSVLQTCNKDTTLNVLSEINKDWVAVKLDNNQIGFVPQKQCTPVLPDSALNKGNQASQGNNVQTPSGGKGNQNTTKKNGYDNLLKTPPTRDNPNIMQQTPNDTTTQQQTPGTDTTTPPENNNVETDTDNNNTTTNQNISNEEQQLVKLINQSRQQNGLKPLVADNQLSEVARIKSKDMIDNNYFSHNSPTYGDPFKMLKDFGIQYLSAAENIAGNKSVEEAHEALMNSPGHRKNILNPEFTHIGIGIQKGSKYGYMFTELFMKK